A stretch of the Vibrio gazogenes genome encodes the following:
- a CDS encoding phosphoethanolamine transferase, translating to MKIINTIKQLKLSYHAITIIIAIYFSVILNLPVYKSLHEIFNQLDAVDTGFIISIPFFFIFALTIIFSVFSWPKITKIFFSILLLTSSLVSYATYNYGTIFNAEMIENLIETNVGEASSYLSLRSVLWFLGLGVLPTILLILTPIKQEKFLALLTKKLGIIFISGLGIGLIASAYYQDYVSVGRNNGYIKRMIIPTYYVNGIAEYIHQTYFYTPLPYVQIGLDAKQQAAVPGQKPSLVVFILGETARTYNYHSNGYPRPTTPFTDAQGVISYQHVASCGTATAVSVPCMFSRLDRKNYNEQRAYHQDNLIDVLNRAGIDIFWKENDAASKGIPKHVKYQELKRNSHHPLCTLEGCKDMALLNHFEQDIHALQGNSLVVLHLIGSHGPAYFQRYPQEFAHFQPDCQRDDIENCTHEQLVNTYDNTIRYTDYVVAQTIDRLKQFSDRYNTALIYLSDHGESLGENGIYLHGLPYSIAPMEQKHVPLMVWLSDGYQAAQHIDESCLKKQAATVHVSQDNLFDSLLGALNVSTHLYRPAKDIFSACRKR from the coding sequence ATGAAAATAATAAATACGATCAAACAATTAAAATTATCTTATCATGCCATTACAATTATTATTGCTATTTATTTTTCGGTTATTTTAAATTTGCCGGTATATAAATCACTGCATGAAATTTTTAATCAATTGGATGCAGTTGATACTGGATTCATTATTTCTATTCCATTCTTTTTTATTTTTGCTTTAACCATTATTTTCAGTGTATTTTCATGGCCAAAAATAACGAAAATATTCTTTTCTATCCTACTGTTAACATCGAGTCTTGTCAGTTACGCCACTTACAATTATGGCACGATATTCAATGCTGAAATGATAGAAAACCTGATTGAGACGAACGTCGGTGAGGCCTCTTCTTACCTGAGTCTCAGATCGGTTCTCTGGTTTCTTGGTCTGGGAGTCTTACCAACCATACTGCTCATCCTAACCCCGATCAAACAGGAAAAGTTCCTCGCTTTACTGACGAAAAAATTGGGGATTATTTTCATCTCTGGATTAGGGATTGGCCTGATTGCTTCAGCATATTATCAAGATTATGTATCAGTCGGACGCAATAACGGCTATATCAAGCGGATGATAATCCCAACATATTATGTCAATGGTATTGCTGAATATATTCATCAGACATATTTTTATACTCCATTGCCTTATGTCCAGATTGGGTTGGATGCAAAGCAGCAGGCGGCAGTTCCCGGTCAAAAACCGTCATTGGTGGTCTTCATCCTGGGTGAAACCGCCAGAACATACAATTATCACTCAAATGGCTACCCAAGACCCACGACACCTTTCACCGATGCGCAAGGGGTGATCTCCTATCAACATGTCGCTTCTTGTGGTACAGCCACCGCCGTCTCGGTTCCCTGCATGTTTTCCCGTCTCGACAGAAAAAACTATAATGAGCAACGCGCCTATCATCAGGACAACCTGATCGACGTCTTAAACAGGGCGGGTATCGATATTTTCTGGAAAGAGAATGATGCCGCCAGTAAAGGGATCCCCAAACATGTCAAATATCAGGAGCTGAAACGTAATTCTCATCATCCGTTATGTACGCTTGAAGGATGTAAAGATATGGCTTTGCTCAATCATTTCGAGCAGGATATTCATGCACTACAGGGCAATAGCTTGGTGGTACTCCATTTGATCGGCAGCCATGGGCCGGCTTATTTTCAGCGTTATCCGCAAGAATTTGCGCACTTTCAGCCAGATTGTCAGCGGGATGATATTGAAAACTGTACCCACGAGCAGCTCGTCAATACTTACGATAACACGATCCGCTATACCGACTACGTCGTCGCCCAGACGATCGACCGGTTAAAGCAATTCTCTGACCGCTATAATACCGCGCTGATCTATCTCTCTGACCATGGTGAATCTTTAGGTGAGAATGGCATCTATCTGCATGGTTTACCCTACTCTATCGCACCGATGGAGCAGAAACATGTGCCGCTGATGGTGTGGTTGTCTGATGGGTATCAAGCCGCGCAGCATATCGATGAATCCTGCCTGAAAAAGCAAGCCGCAACAGTGCATGTGTCACAAGACAACCTGTTTGATTCACTGCTTGGCGCACTCAATGTTTCAACCCATCTCTATCGACCGGCAAAAGATATCTTTTCCGCATGCCGAAAAAGATAG
- a CDS encoding ATP-binding cassette domain-containing protein, translating to MTLAVQAVDFAYEDGSSVLKHVSMDFTAHSVIGVVGANGCGKSTLFKLLLGLYRPRHGNVLWQGQPLTYAKKSLFEYRQRVTLVFQEPDQQIFYTDVFDDIAFSLRNLGVNEAEIERRVSDALSLVDGQNLINQPVHALSYGQKKRVAIAGALVLDSSYLLLDEPTAGLDPVGTRQMKSLIGTFASLGKHVVMSSHDIDLIYELCDYVYVMADGAVVNAGKPESIFLDKAAMESIGLEQPWLVKMHQTLGIPLFRSEQEMNHQASVIQ from the coding sequence ATGACGTTAGCGGTTCAGGCGGTTGATTTTGCTTATGAGGATGGCTCATCGGTACTTAAGCATGTGTCGATGGATTTTACGGCACATTCGGTCATCGGGGTGGTCGGTGCCAACGGTTGTGGTAAATCGACACTGTTTAAACTCTTACTTGGTTTATACCGGCCACGGCATGGCAATGTTTTATGGCAAGGTCAGCCCCTGACATACGCGAAAAAATCGTTGTTTGAGTATCGACAGCGCGTCACGCTGGTGTTTCAGGAACCGGATCAGCAAATATTTTATACCGATGTCTTTGATGACATTGCTTTTAGCTTAAGAAATCTGGGGGTGAATGAAGCAGAGATCGAGCGGCGAGTCAGCGATGCGTTATCATTGGTAGATGGTCAAAACCTGATCAATCAGCCGGTTCATGCTTTGAGCTATGGTCAGAAAAAACGGGTTGCGATTGCCGGTGCGCTGGTGTTAGACAGTTCGTATCTGCTGCTGGATGAACCAACTGCCGGGCTGGATCCCGTCGGAACACGTCAGATGAAATCTTTGATTGGGACATTTGCTTCTCTGGGCAAACATGTTGTGATGTCCAGCCATGATATCGATCTGATTTACGAGTTGTGCGATTACGTTTATGTGATGGCCGACGGCGCTGTGGTGAACGCGGGAAAACCGGAAAGCATTTTTCTCGACAAAGCTGCGATGGAAAGTATCGGCTTGGAACAGCCGTGGCTGGTCAAAATGCATCAGACATTGGGTATCCCTTTATTTCGTAGCGAGCAAGAGATGAATCATCAGGCTTCGGTTATCCAATGA
- the cobK gene encoding precorrin-6A reductase codes for MSPDHVLVFGGTSDAAILCRMLAQCRIRYTLSVATPTGLAAVQSLGAPVIQGRLDTATMSSWILTHQVDCVIDAAHPYAQQLRETIVAASLKTGCPVIRYERPTPVDVGAHPLLTYVRSIAEACERITPQQQNVLLTTGSKDLARFRQLLSDKTLYARVLPTSEVVAECESLGLSYAQIIAMKGPFSAAMNHALYDMIQPDVVITKESGRAGGFTEKVEPCLSLGIPCIVIQRPPLNFVTHYVETLHDLDACEALFRSWQQKESFDEKSTISD; via the coding sequence ATGAGCCCCGACCATGTTCTGGTTTTTGGCGGCACATCCGATGCAGCTATTCTCTGCCGGATGCTGGCGCAATGTCGCATCCGCTATACACTGTCCGTGGCGACCCCGACAGGGCTGGCTGCGGTACAGTCGCTGGGCGCGCCGGTGATTCAAGGCCGGCTGGATACCGCAACGATGAGCTCATGGATATTGACGCATCAGGTCGATTGTGTGATTGATGCCGCCCATCCTTATGCGCAGCAATTACGGGAAACCATCGTGGCTGCCAGCCTGAAAACGGGGTGTCCGGTGATTCGCTATGAGCGTCCGACACCGGTCGATGTCGGTGCGCATCCGCTGCTTACCTATGTCCGCAGCATTGCTGAAGCCTGTGAACGCATCACCCCGCAACAGCAGAATGTGTTGTTGACCACCGGGAGTAAAGATCTCGCCCGGTTCCGGCAATTACTGAGCGATAAAACCTTATATGCGCGTGTATTGCCGACATCGGAAGTGGTTGCGGAATGTGAGTCTCTGGGGCTGAGCTATGCGCAAATTATTGCGATGAAAGGTCCTTTTTCCGCAGCGATGAATCACGCGCTGTACGACATGATCCAGCCGGATGTGGTGATTACCAAAGAGTCCGGTCGGGCCGGTGGCTTTACCGAAAAAGTGGAACCATGTCTGTCACTGGGGATCCCTTGCATTGTGATTCAACGTCCTCCCCTGAATTTTGTGACCCACTATGTTGAAACATTACACGACCTTGACGCGTGCGAAGCATTGTTCCGCTCATGGCAACAGAAGGAATCATTTGATGAAAAAAGCACTATTAGTGATTAG
- a CDS encoding cobalt-factor II C(20)-methyltransferase has translation MSGGKLKDGGKFKNGGKSKNGGKLFAMGTGPGASDLITVRAARILGHLDVLYAPAGRQQGDSLALSIVREYLGEHVVIQARHFPMTNDAAAKHQAWDRIAAEIAQDVTAGKQVGFITLGDSMLFSTWVFLLERLAPQLDIEVVPGITSFAAIAAGGQFPLCMEQQSMAVMSCTADEAVLRRALTEHECVVLMKVYGRFEKIRTLLDEQGLLSCAILMANASMDNEIYYPDLSAIRSDTPLPYFSTILVNRRFAHQGFVHRDFVKTSHGDQPQKFSAVSDNR, from the coding sequence ATGAGTGGTGGAAAATTAAAGGATGGTGGGAAGTTCAAAAATGGTGGGAAGTCCAAAAATGGCGGAAAGTTATTTGCCATGGGCACCGGACCGGGAGCCAGTGATTTAATCACCGTCCGCGCTGCCCGGATTTTGGGTCATCTCGATGTATTGTACGCACCGGCCGGGCGTCAGCAGGGGGACAGTCTTGCTTTGTCCATTGTGCGCGAGTATCTGGGGGAACACGTGGTGATCCAAGCGCGCCACTTTCCGATGACCAACGATGCAGCAGCCAAGCATCAGGCCTGGGATCGCATTGCCGCAGAAATCGCACAAGATGTCACCGCGGGGAAGCAGGTCGGTTTTATCACTCTGGGTGACAGTATGCTGTTCAGCACTTGGGTGTTCTTGCTCGAACGGCTTGCGCCACAGTTGGATATTGAAGTGGTGCCGGGCATCACGTCATTTGCTGCCATTGCTGCCGGCGGACAATTTCCGCTGTGTATGGAACAACAGTCAATGGCGGTGATGTCATGTACGGCGGACGAAGCGGTTTTGCGCCGAGCGCTGACCGAGCATGAATGTGTGGTGTTGATGAAAGTGTATGGGCGATTTGAAAAAATCCGCACCCTACTGGATGAACAGGGATTGCTCTCCTGTGCCATTTTGATGGCGAATGCGTCAATGGACAACGAAATCTATTATCCAGACCTGAGCGCGATTCGTAGCGACACCCCGCTGCCTTACTTTTCGACCATTTTAGTCAATCGGCGTTTCGCCCATCAAGGTTTCGTCCACCGGGATTTCGTGAAGACCAGTCATGGTGACCAACCACAAAAGTTCTCCGCCGTTTCAGACAACAGATAA
- a CDS encoding cobalt-precorrin 5A hydrolase, with product MNTVNGFSVSLFSLTPGGQQIARRLRQAFPALSMRCYCAEKYLQAGFLPFDGSLKQTVAQRFGCDHALIFIGACGIAVRMIAPLLKDKFTDPGVLVIDEQGQFVISLLSGHIGGANELARQVADSLGAQPVISTATDVNQTCAFDLLAQQLNAASEQLHAATKTVNQLLVSGHTVGLHIDPWLEATLGFDIHQFDIRGLTLVTEHDVARYALSALIDVSMQVTRPDWPIPSFQLIPRRLVAGIGCRKNMSSVQLLTLFQQQLQRLNIHPLAMAAIGSIDLKCDEPALQHLAQQYQVPFKLFSAAELSSCSAQFPQSEFVQQTVGVGCVSQPAAWLLSDGCLLGETLRQQGITLTYGVMKSCYMS from the coding sequence ATGAATACCGTTAACGGTTTTTCCGTCTCTCTGTTTAGCCTGACACCGGGCGGTCAGCAGATTGCCCGGCGGCTTCGTCAGGCGTTTCCGGCATTATCAATGCGTTGCTACTGCGCGGAGAAGTACCTACAGGCTGGATTCCTGCCATTTGACGGCAGTTTGAAGCAGACGGTGGCGCAACGGTTTGGCTGCGATCATGCCCTGATTTTTATTGGTGCCTGTGGGATTGCGGTCAGAATGATCGCGCCGCTACTGAAAGATAAATTCACCGACCCGGGCGTGTTAGTGATTGATGAACAAGGACAATTTGTGATCAGTCTGTTGTCGGGGCATATCGGTGGGGCGAATGAGCTGGCTCGACAGGTGGCTGACAGTCTTGGGGCGCAGCCGGTGATCTCGACGGCAACGGATGTCAATCAAACCTGTGCTTTCGATCTGTTGGCACAACAGTTGAATGCCGCGAGTGAGCAGTTGCATGCTGCGACCAAAACCGTAAACCAATTGCTGGTCAGTGGGCACACGGTCGGGCTTCATATTGACCCGTGGCTCGAAGCGACACTCGGTTTTGATATCCATCAGTTTGATATTCGTGGTTTGACCCTTGTGACAGAACACGATGTTGCCCGTTATGCGTTGTCCGCGCTGATTGATGTGTCGATGCAAGTGACGCGACCGGACTGGCCCATTCCCAGCTTTCAGTTGATCCCGAGACGCCTCGTTGCCGGCATCGGGTGTCGGAAAAACATGTCTTCCGTACAGCTACTGACCCTCTTTCAGCAACAGTTGCAACGCCTCAATATTCATCCGCTCGCTATGGCTGCGATTGGCAGTATTGATCTCAAATGTGATGAGCCGGCATTGCAACATCTGGCGCAGCAGTATCAGGTGCCCTTCAAATTATTCAGCGCGGCCGAATTAAGTTCGTGTTCAGCACAATTTCCTCAATCGGAATTCGTTCAACAAACTGTGGGTGTCGGATGTGTTTCTCAACCGGCAGCCTGGCTGCTCAGTGACGGTTGTCTGTTGGGGGAAACCCTAAGACAACAAGGTATTACCCTGACCTATGGAGTCATGAAATCATGTTATATGTCGTAG
- a CDS encoding energy-coupling factor ABC transporter permease, giving the protein MFPIRANAMHIMEGFLPPIWALSWWVLFLPFLILSIRKLKHLVANDSDKKVLLALCGAFIFVLSALKLPAVTGSCSHPTGVGLAVILFGFMVVPLLGGIVLLFQALLLAHGGLSTLGANGMSMAVIGPLVGYALWVTANRLNLRKDIAVFLCAAGADLATYLVTSVQLGFAFPDPQLGMVASVSKFMGVFMLTQVPIAIAEGLLTVLIYEQLSKRALLGTTQGVLR; this is encoded by the coding sequence ATGTTCCCCATCCGTGCGAATGCGATGCATATCATGGAAGGATTTTTACCACCGATATGGGCGCTGAGCTGGTGGGTACTCTTTCTGCCATTTTTGATCTTGAGTATCAGAAAACTGAAGCATCTGGTTGCCAACGACAGTGATAAAAAGGTGCTGTTAGCGTTGTGTGGGGCCTTTATTTTTGTTCTGTCCGCACTCAAGCTACCGGCGGTGACTGGCAGTTGCTCCCACCCTACGGGGGTAGGTCTGGCGGTGATTCTGTTCGGGTTTATGGTGGTGCCGCTGCTCGGCGGGATCGTCCTGCTGTTTCAGGCGTTGTTACTGGCACACGGGGGGCTGTCAACTTTGGGGGCCAATGGCATGTCAATGGCGGTGATCGGGCCTTTGGTCGGATACGCTTTGTGGGTTACGGCGAACCGGCTCAATCTCAGAAAGGATATTGCTGTGTTTTTGTGTGCCGCCGGTGCTGATTTGGCAACGTATTTAGTCACTTCCGTGCAACTGGGTTTCGCATTCCCCGATCCGCAGTTAGGGATGGTCGCCTCAGTGAGTAAATTTATGGGGGTGTTTATGCTGACTCAGGTGCCAATTGCCATTGCGGAAGGGTTACTGACGGTTTTGATTTATGAACAACTGAGTAAACGGGCGTTGCTCGGAACAACACAAGGTGTGCTGAGATGA
- the cbiQ gene encoding cobalt ECF transporter T component CbiQ gives MLLIDKYAYRSRWVHVPPVYKGWFYLVTLILALTLPVVYQWGLFLLLMLLTCVGGRITLRQYLRWLRLPAGFLLFSIIAMVLTYHQQPDGLIISLPVADGFFGVSRELWGMAGQTLIRCLCSIAATYCFVVSTPFNQCIRLLKATRLPMVLVEQVLLTYRFIFILIEEAHAIFTAQTLRFGYIRRRNWLKSLAQLAAMLLQRVLVRHQQMKASLFVKLYQGEFL, from the coding sequence ATGTTACTCATCGATAAATACGCCTATCGGAGTCGGTGGGTTCATGTGCCCCCCGTGTACAAAGGCTGGTTTTATCTCGTCACGTTGATTCTGGCTCTTACACTACCGGTTGTTTATCAATGGGGACTGTTTCTGTTGTTGATGCTGCTGACTTGTGTCGGTGGCCGGATCACGCTCAGGCAATACCTGCGTTGGTTGCGGTTACCCGCCGGATTTTTGCTCTTCAGCATTATTGCGATGGTGTTGACCTATCATCAACAGCCGGATGGATTGATCATCAGTCTGCCGGTTGCTGACGGATTTTTCGGCGTCAGTCGTGAGTTATGGGGGATGGCTGGGCAAACATTGATACGGTGTTTATGTTCGATTGCTGCCACTTACTGTTTTGTGGTATCGACGCCATTCAATCAGTGTATCCGGTTGCTGAAAGCAACGCGGTTACCGATGGTACTGGTTGAACAAGTGTTACTGACGTATCGGTTCATTTTTATTTTGATTGAAGAAGCGCACGCCATTTTTACCGCCCAAACGTTGCGCTTTGGTTATATCCGTCGCCGTAACTGGCTGAAATCTCTGGCACAGTTAGCGGCGATGTTGTTACAGCGTGTCTTGGTGCGCCATCAACAGATGAAAGCATCCCTTTTTGTGAAGCTATATCAAGGAGAGTTTCTCTAA
- a CDS encoding MerR family transcriptional regulator, translated as MFINEASKQSGATQRAIRLYESLGLLNVSRSGKYRVYNQQHISLIKIIKEAQTLGIQLSDLVALKSDQEDLDWALVSDFLTQQQKIVEEKIKTLEIQKQRIEDYRISIDQCIRGVDSDL; from the coding sequence GTGTTCATCAATGAAGCATCAAAACAATCTGGCGCGACTCAACGGGCAATCAGACTGTATGAATCTCTCGGATTATTGAATGTTTCCCGCTCAGGTAAATATCGAGTTTATAATCAACAACACATCAGTCTGATCAAGATTATCAAAGAAGCGCAAACACTTGGGATTCAACTCTCCGATCTGGTCGCCTTAAAAAGTGATCAAGAAGATTTAGACTGGGCATTAGTGAGCGATTTTCTAACTCAACAGCAAAAAATCGTTGAAGAAAAAATAAAAACATTAGAAATACAGAAACAGCGTATTGAAGATTATCGCATTTCGATTGACCAGTGTATTCGAGGGGTTGACTCTGACCTTTAG
- the cbiK gene encoding sirohydrochlorin cobaltochelatase has translation MKKALLVISFGTSYPQARQKNIEACEQALADAFPDRDFFRAFTSSMIINKLAQRDGMDIHHPRQALESLKRAGYQDVLIQSLHIINGDEYEKIVREVAHFQDQFARIDIGVPLLSGDDDYHRLIDAIEYQSPPLASDERLVLMGHGTTHHAFSAYACLDHMMQTYQRPFMVGAVESYPGIETVIKRLQQAQIRKVYLMPLMLVAGDHAIHDMASDEADSWKVLIQQAGIAAEPIVQGLGENPLIRQLFIDHLAAVAPPPEPSGNQRSATVMPATDVKEPVA, from the coding sequence ATGAAAAAAGCACTATTAGTGATTAGTTTCGGAACCAGTTATCCGCAAGCACGGCAAAAAAATATTGAGGCGTGTGAACAAGCTTTGGCGGACGCATTTCCCGACCGGGATTTCTTTCGGGCTTTTACCTCATCGATGATTATTAACAAGTTAGCGCAGCGGGATGGGATGGATATTCATCACCCGCGTCAGGCACTGGAATCGCTGAAACGCGCCGGATATCAGGATGTGTTAATCCAGTCGCTCCATATTATCAACGGTGACGAATATGAAAAGATCGTCCGTGAAGTTGCGCATTTTCAAGACCAGTTTGCACGGATCGACATCGGTGTTCCATTGTTGAGTGGCGATGATGACTATCACCGCTTGATTGATGCGATTGAATACCAGTCACCGCCACTTGCGAGCGATGAACGCTTGGTGTTGATGGGACACGGGACGACACATCATGCGTTTTCAGCTTATGCGTGCCTTGACCATATGATGCAAACATATCAGCGACCTTTTATGGTCGGTGCGGTGGAAAGTTATCCGGGGATCGAGACCGTTATCAAGCGGCTGCAACAGGCGCAGATACGGAAAGTTTATTTGATGCCATTGATGCTGGTGGCCGGTGACCATGCGATTCATGACATGGCCTCCGATGAAGCGGACTCATGGAAAGTCCTGATTCAACAGGCTGGGATTGCCGCCGAACCGATCGTTCAGGGATTAGGTGAAAATCCGTTGATTCGTCAGTTGTTTATTGACCATTTAGCTGCGGTTGCCCCGCCACCGGAGCCGTCTGGCAATCAACGCTCAGCCACCGTTATGCCAGCAACGGATGTCAAGGAGCCTGTCGCATGA
- a CDS encoding NAD(P)H-dependent oxidoreductase, which produces MKKILVINANPKSNSFCKSLAEKYTSTAANDHDVEQIHIGDLNFEISLNEGYDEIATLEPDLLDFQKKIQWAEHIVIISPVWWGTIPAKFKGAIDRTFLPSFSFKYIEGKSIPQKLLKGRTSELIITLDTPPFWFRLLYGNPIYKQLKHAILDFCGIKNTSSTYFGPMMSASHNHREAWLNKTAQLASKIK; this is translated from the coding sequence ATGAAAAAGATTCTAGTCATCAATGCCAACCCAAAATCTAACAGTTTTTGTAAATCCTTAGCTGAAAAATATACCTCAACTGCGGCAAACGACCATGACGTTGAGCAAATCCATATTGGTGATCTGAATTTCGAAATCAGTTTAAACGAAGGGTATGATGAAATAGCAACCCTAGAGCCTGATTTACTAGATTTCCAGAAAAAGATTCAATGGGCAGAACATATTGTCATTATTAGCCCTGTTTGGTGGGGAACAATACCCGCGAAATTCAAAGGTGCGATTGATAGAACCTTTCTACCCAGTTTCTCATTCAAATACATAGAGGGTAAATCAATTCCCCAAAAGTTATTAAAAGGGCGAACCTCTGAGCTGATCATCACCCTTGATACGCCACCCTTCTGGTTCAGACTTCTCTATGGTAACCCGATATACAAACAGTTGAAGCATGCTATTTTGGACTTTTGTGGCATAAAAAATACCTCTTCGACGTATTTTGGTCCAATGATGAGTGCAAGTCACAATCATCGGGAAGCTTGGCTGAATAAAACAGCGCAACTGGCAAGCAAAATAAAGTAA
- a CDS encoding energy-coupling factor ABC transporter substrate-binding protein produces MKKNVLIILMIGLLIVMPFVLGVPGEFGGSDGEAESVITEIAPDYQPWLEPIFEPASGEIESLLFTLQGSLGSAVIFYILGFYQGRRRRHVTHR; encoded by the coding sequence ATGAAAAAGAATGTATTGATTATATTGATGATCGGCCTGCTGATCGTGATGCCGTTTGTGTTAGGTGTTCCGGGCGAATTCGGTGGTTCAGACGGTGAAGCAGAGTCGGTCATCACCGAAATAGCGCCTGACTATCAGCCGTGGCTTGAGCCGATATTTGAACCGGCCAGTGGTGAAATTGAAAGCCTGCTGTTTACCCTACAGGGTTCGCTTGGCTCGGCTGTGATCTTCTATATTCTCGGCTTTTATCAAGGGCGTCGGCGTCGTCATGTTACTCATCGATAA
- a CDS encoding SDR family oxidoreductase, with translation MKHQKVAIITGGGRGIGAATAKIFAHHGYAVCINYKSNSASANHLAQDITAQGGRCITVQADISLEDEVLRLFETVDQQLGAVSVLVNNAGILKPQMRLEDMSADRINTILTNNVTSYFLCCREAIKRMSTRRGGLGGVIVNVSSGAARSGAPHEYIDYAASKGAIDTLTKGLSLEVAADGIRVNCVRPGFIYTDMHTDGGEPERIERLKSVIPLQRGGLPEEVAEAIYWLASEKSSFSTGNYVDVTGGL, from the coding sequence ATGAAGCATCAAAAGGTCGCGATCATTACAGGCGGAGGACGAGGCATCGGAGCCGCAACCGCAAAAATTTTTGCACACCATGGCTATGCCGTCTGTATCAACTATAAATCTAATTCAGCATCTGCCAATCATCTGGCACAAGACATTACGGCACAAGGTGGTCGTTGTATCACAGTACAAGCGGATATTTCTCTTGAAGATGAGGTGTTGCGTTTGTTTGAAACAGTGGATCAACAATTAGGTGCTGTATCGGTACTCGTCAATAATGCCGGCATATTAAAACCTCAGATGCGCTTAGAGGACATGAGCGCCGACAGAATCAATACGATTCTGACCAATAATGTCACAAGTTACTTTTTGTGTTGTCGGGAAGCGATCAAACGTATGTCGACTCGGCGCGGCGGATTGGGTGGGGTCATTGTGAATGTTTCGTCAGGTGCAGCTCGTTCGGGAGCACCACATGAATATATTGATTATGCCGCATCAAAAGGCGCTATCGACACCTTAACCAAAGGGCTGTCGTTAGAGGTTGCAGCCGATGGCATCAGGGTCAACTGCGTGCGTCCCGGTTTCATTTACACAGATATGCACACTGACGGTGGTGAGCCAGAACGCATTGAAAGGCTAAAAAGCGTCATTCCTCTGCAAAGAGGCGGATTACCGGAAGAGGTTGCCGAGGCAATTTATTGGTTAGCTTCTGAAAAATCATCATTTTCGACAGGAAACTATGTGGATGTAACCGGAGGCTTATAA
- a CDS encoding cold-shock protein produces the protein MSNKTTGSVKWFNETKGFGFISPDNGGDDVFVHFQSIVSTGFKTLNEGQKVSFVVEQGQKGLQAAQVTVV, from the coding sequence ATGTCTAATAAAACAACTGGTTCAGTAAAATGGTTTAACGAAACGAAAGGCTTTGGTTTTATTTCTCCAGATAACGGTGGTGATGACGTATTCGTTCATTTCCAATCAATCGTTTCAACAGGTTTCAAAACTCTGAACGAAGGCCAAAAGGTATCGTTCGTTGTTGAACAAGGTCAAAAAGGATTACAAGCAGCGCAAGTCACTGTCGTGTAA
- a CDS encoding precorrin-3B C(17)-methyltransferase has product MLYVVGIGPGGLEMMTAEARAAIEAADVIVGYKTYTHLVKALVGDKPVIKTGMCKEIERCQVALEIAQSGQTVALISSGDAGIYGMAGLILEMVTKQTWHVEVKVVPGMTASIAAGAALGAPLMHDFCHISLSDLLTPWSVIAKRITAAAAADFVICFYNPRSRGREGHLRHAFELMSPYKAPETPVGVVKEAGRRKETKWLTTLAAMDFERVDMRTMVIVGNQSTYVEQGLMITPRGYTL; this is encoded by the coding sequence ATGTTATATGTCGTAGGCATTGGCCCCGGTGGCCTAGAGATGATGACCGCAGAGGCGCGCGCTGCCATTGAAGCGGCTGATGTGATCGTGGGCTATAAAACCTATACCCATCTGGTGAAAGCGTTGGTGGGCGATAAACCGGTGATTAAAACCGGGATGTGTAAAGAGATTGAACGGTGTCAGGTCGCCCTTGAGATTGCACAATCGGGTCAAACCGTTGCGCTTATCAGTAGTGGCGATGCCGGGATTTATGGCATGGCCGGCTTGATTCTGGAAATGGTGACCAAGCAGACGTGGCATGTTGAAGTGAAGGTTGTGCCGGGAATGACCGCAAGTATTGCTGCCGGTGCTGCGCTGGGGGCGCCCCTGATGCATGATTTTTGTCACATCAGTCTGAGTGATCTATTGACACCTTGGTCAGTGATTGCCAAGCGCATTACCGCAGCCGCAGCCGCTGATTTTGTGATCTGTTTTTATAACCCGCGCAGTCGGGGGCGGGAAGGGCACTTACGTCATGCATTTGAATTGATGTCGCCCTATAAAGCACCGGAGACACCGGTCGGGGTCGTCAAAGAAGCCGGGCGTCGTAAAGAAACCAAATGGCTGACCACTTTGGCAGCCATGGATTTTGAACGGGTCGATATGCGTACGATGGTGATTGTCGGCAATCAGTCCACTTATGTTGAACAGGGGCTGATGATTACACCACGAGGATATACGTTATGA